In Nematostella vectensis chromosome 11, jaNemVect1.1, whole genome shotgun sequence, a genomic segment contains:
- the LOC125573493 gene encoding uncharacterized protein LOC125573493 has translation MVGEKDSSTYRKKRKRVFYGKQKQELNRSDRDESSQTTRGLVEEPGPSHSRSADYTPDHSEQAPASASRKKLSDHGYNESFDGEFSSDDQSLSKFDSDHEEVSGDDAEACEYRVVDLGCLSSYLSDVHRCEEGKLEIKETTSARAGLKSSFEVKCSSCHETETLTTSSQIHQRGKSFDVNRRVVYHSLESGNGYEGLASFCRVMNMPCVSKAAYYKQLDIIVNAQEEEGRREMCSAAKRLRQKLMGDDGKEFELLDVAVSFDGTWAKRGFTSLTGVVFAISIDTGEVLDYHVLSKQCQTCTINRGKISDDGKFEDWILEHVASGACDINFVGSSPAMEAEGAVVLWSRSMERYNIRYKWMICDGDSKSHNSVQDIYDECRVEKLDCVGHVQKRMGKRLLQLKSRRKGKLDDGHTIGGRGRLTEAKIKKTPKGVWSGNSPEHCARYQSHRKRH, from the exons ACCAGGACCCTCACACTCTCGATCGGCAGATTATACTCCAGATCACAGTGAACAAGCTCCAGCAAGTGCTTCTAGAAAGAAGCTTAGCGACCATGGCTACAATGAAAGCTTTGACGGAGAGTTTTCTTCGGACGATCAAAGCCTTTCAAAATTTGACTCAGACCACGAGGAGGTATCTGGTGATGATGCTGAAGCCTGCGAATATCGAGTCGTGGACTTGGGATGCCTCTCTTCATATCTTTCCGATGTTCATAGATGCGAAGAAG gtaaacttgaaataaaagaaactacTTCAGCAAGGGCAGGGCTGAAATCCTCTTTCGAGGTTAAGTGCAGTTCCTGTCATGAAACTGAAACTCTGACAACATCAAGTCAAATCCACCAAAGAGGCAAGTCTTTCGATGTCAACCGGCGAGTAGTGTACCACTCCCTGGAAAGTGGAAATGGATATGAGGGACTTGCTTCATTTTGCAGAGTCATGAATATGCCATGCGTTAGCAAAGCAGCATATTACAAACAATTGGACATAATTGTCAATGCTCAGGAAGAGGAGGGAAGACGTGAAATGTGTTCGGCCGCAAAAAGACTGCGTCAGAAGCTGATGGGAGATGATGGCAAGGAGTTTGAGCTTCTTGACGTGGCTGTCAGTTTTGATGGAACCTGGGCCAAGAGAGGCTTCACATCACTCACTGGAGTGgtttttgctatttctataGACACTGGAGAGGTCCTAGACTACCATGTCCTCTCCAAACAATGCCAGACATGTACCATAAACAGAGGCAAAATTTCTGATGATGGAAAGTTTGAGGATTGGATACTAGAACATGTGGCTTCAGGTGCATGTGACATAAACTTTGTTGGAAGTTCTCCTGCCATGGAGGCAGAGGGTGCTGTTGTGCTCTGGAGTAGATCCATGGAACGCTACAACATCAGGTACAAGTGGATGATTTGCGATGGGGACAGTAAATCACACAACTCTGTCCAAGACATTTACGATGAATGTAGGGTGGAAAAATTAGACTGTGTGGGGCACGTGCAAAAAAGGATGGGAAAGCGGTTGCTCCAGTTGAAGAGTAGGAGAAAAGGGAAGCTAGATGATGGCCATACGATTGGTGGCCGTGGCCGCCTCACAGAGgccaagataaaaaaaactccaaaAGGAGTATGGTCTGGCAATTCGCCAGAACACTGTGCAAGATACCAATCCCACAGAAAGAGACATTGA